In the genome of Candidatus Marinimicrobia bacterium CG08_land_8_20_14_0_20_45_22, one region contains:
- a CDS encoding chlorohydrolase: protein MHDIEHYHDNEDGQEAESKQNKPIIIYGGPLFDGKKDVWEDGCVFVADGKVKLIGSEEEVFEKAPKNIDMEVYNTQGKIIFPGLINLHHHFYSAFSKGLVPSAPVTNFHERLKYFWWRLDKALDKEIIQLSALASLLDCIRYGVTTVFDHHASPTDVRGSLEVIGSVIKRSGIRAALCYEISDRDGKDVFHRGIEENLNFIEKYKNDDSLKGILGLHANFTLSEKSMTEIEQNYDPEVGIHIHCGEDSIDAKYCRKLGYKGGVDRLNKFNLLSKKSILAHGIHLLPEEIMLIEKSGAVLVHNPESNMNNAVGRLPFPLPEKVNVGLGTDGMTSNMLLTLRSGFLSHRQAGIDDGVLFSALPKTLFEINGRIAGRFFDGKPGVLEPGANADIAVFDYVPLTPIHSGNLTGHILYGMYDAPATMVMAKGRMIYEDGAFLTLDKEIIVEESRKASERLWRKYADLK from the coding sequence ATGCACGATATCGAACATTATCATGACAATGAGGACGGACAGGAAGCGGAATCCAAACAGAACAAACCGATAATTATTTACGGCGGCCCGCTTTTTGACGGGAAAAAAGATGTTTGGGAAGATGGTTGTGTCTTCGTCGCTGACGGGAAAGTGAAACTGATCGGCAGTGAGGAAGAGGTTTTTGAGAAAGCGCCGAAAAACATTGATATGGAAGTATACAATACTCAGGGGAAAATCATTTTCCCGGGACTGATCAATCTGCACCATCATTTTTACTCGGCGTTTTCCAAGGGATTGGTTCCCTCCGCGCCGGTGACGAATTTTCATGAACGACTGAAATATTTTTGGTGGCGATTGGATAAGGCGCTGGACAAAGAAATCATCCAATTATCGGCGCTCGCTTCGCTGTTGGATTGTATTCGGTACGGCGTCACGACGGTTTTTGATCATCATGCATCACCGACGGACGTCAGAGGAAGTCTTGAGGTCATCGGTTCGGTTATCAAGCGCAGTGGTATTCGAGCCGCGTTGTGCTATGAGATCTCCGACCGCGACGGCAAAGACGTCTTTCACCGCGGCATCGAGGAAAACCTGAATTTTATCGAAAAATATAAAAATGATGATTCGCTGAAAGGAATTCTCGGACTTCATGCAAATTTCACGTTGTCGGAAAAATCGATGACGGAGATCGAGCAAAATTACGACCCTGAAGTTGGCATTCATATTCATTGCGGGGAGGATTCAATCGATGCAAAGTATTGCCGGAAACTTGGTTATAAAGGGGGTGTTGACCGACTGAACAAATTCAATTTGCTATCGAAGAAATCGATCCTCGCGCACGGCATTCATCTTTTGCCGGAGGAAATTATGCTGATCGAAAAATCCGGCGCAGTTTTGGTTCACAACCCGGAATCCAATATGAACAACGCTGTTGGAAGATTGCCGTTTCCATTACCGGAAAAAGTGAATGTTGGACTGGGAACGGACGGCATGACTTCAAATATGCTATTGACTCTGCGAAGCGGCTTTCTCTCCCATCGGCAGGCCGGAATCGACGATGGAGTGTTATTTTCAGCATTACCGAAAACGCTATTTGAGATAAACGGCCGAATCGCCGGAAGATTCTTCGACGGCAAGCCGGGCGTTTTAGAGCCGGGCGCAAATGCCGATATTGCGGTGTTCGATTATGTTCCGCTCACGCCGATCCACTCCGGAAATTTGACTGGACATATCCTTTACGGAATGTACGACGCTCCTGCGACGATGGTGATGGCGAAAGGTCGAATGATCTATGAGGACGGCGCATTTTTAACACTGGATAAGGAAATCATCGTTGAAGAAAGCCGGAAAGCCAGCGAGCGGTTGTGGCGAAAATATGCGGATTTGAAATAA
- a CDS encoding Txe/YoeB family addiction module toxin, with amino-acid sequence MRSIVFEGDTWERYERLREKDPRLHRNLCKILKELRSGDPEASGLGKPEPLKHNLSGLWSRRISARDRLIYAFDEQTIYIFAIGGHYDSV; translated from the coding sequence ATGCGCTCGATCGTTTTTGAGGGTGACACATGGGAACGATATGAACGCCTGCGGGAGAAAGATCCGCGTCTTCATCGAAATCTCTGCAAAATCCTCAAAGAACTTCGGAGCGGCGATCCCGAAGCATCGGGACTCGGAAAACCGGAACCATTGAAACACAATCTGTCTGGTTTGTGGTCCAGAAGAATTTCGGCGCGCGACCGGCTGATATATGCGTTTGATGAACAGACGATCTATATCTTTGCCATCGGCGGACATTATGATTCAGTGTGA
- the pfkA gene encoding 6-phosphofructokinase, protein MSEIKRIAVLTSGGDAPGMNAAVRAVVRTSLVEGIEVFGISSGYEGLISGDIMPLSRRSVSNIIQKGGTFLKTSRSESFEHAAGRKHAADVLKEWEINGLIVIGGDGSFRGAHALYLEQKVNVVGIPGTIDNDIYGTDLTVGYDTAVSTALDSIDKIRDTAASHNRLFIVEVMGRHAGFIALEVGICGGAEEILVPETRNTMEDLGGLITTWAQAGKTSSIIVVAEGDELGNAHDIAKEIQNQFHISCHVCVLGHTQRGGSPTATDRLLASRLGYHAVQALKAGKTDIMVGWVKNTVSHVSLPETWEKKKPLDDELLKIYRILST, encoded by the coding sequence ATGTCAGAAATAAAAAGAATAGCCGTTCTAACAAGTGGCGGAGATGCGCCGGGGATGAACGCGGCTGTAAGAGCTGTCGTACGTACCTCTCTGGTCGAAGGAATTGAAGTTTTTGGTATTTCCAGCGGATACGAAGGACTGATCTCGGGTGACATCATGCCACTTTCGCGCAGATCGGTTAGCAACATCATTCAAAAAGGCGGAACATTCCTAAAAACGTCTCGGAGTGAATCGTTTGAGCACGCCGCTGGTAGGAAACATGCCGCTGATGTTTTGAAGGAATGGGAAATCAATGGACTGATCGTTATTGGAGGTGATGGGAGTTTCCGCGGCGCGCACGCACTTTATCTGGAGCAAAAAGTCAACGTCGTTGGGATTCCCGGAACGATCGATAACGATATTTACGGCACCGACCTGACCGTTGGCTACGATACGGCGGTTTCCACGGCGTTGGACTCCATTGATAAAATCCGCGACACGGCGGCTTCTCACAATCGATTGTTCATCGTCGAAGTTATGGGGCGCCACGCTGGGTTCATCGCATTGGAAGTTGGGATTTGCGGCGGAGCCGAAGAAATTCTCGTTCCCGAGACGAGGAATACGATGGAAGACCTTGGCGGTTTGATCACTACATGGGCTCAGGCTGGAAAGACCAGCAGTATCATCGTTGTTGCAGAAGGCGATGAACTCGGAAACGCGCACGACATTGCCAAAGAAATTCAAAATCAGTTCCACATCAGTTGTCATGTATGTGTGTTGGGACATACACAAAGAGGTGGAAGTCCAACGGCAACAGACCGGCTTTTGGCTAGCCGTCTGGGCTATCATGCGGTTCAGGCGTTGAAAGCGGGAAAAACAGACATTATGGTTGGTTGGGTGAAAAATACTGTTTCTCACGTTTCATTGCCGGAGACGTGGGAGAAGAAAAAACCGCTCGATGACGAATTGCTGAAAATTTACCGAATCCTTTCCACTTGA
- a CDS encoding beta-hexosaminidase, with amino-acid sequence MKRIEIIHRSVFGLLMAGLALSAFAESSLNLMPFPQKVVVKTGEFRLNADFSLALEGVGGPARPAGGQRIYLNATRMLRRLSNRTGLFFPQDFITAETRSDTADMIVKTKRIGQLGLGENESYKLVVTPEKIDLSAETDLGVIRGLETLLQLLSADENGYFFKAVEIDDLPRFPWRGLMIDVSRHFMPVDVIKRNLDGMAAVKMNVFHWHLSDDQGIRVESKSLPNLQSMCSDGMFYTQEQIRDIVAYADTRGIRVIPEFDVPAHCTAWMVGYPFLASAPGPYQIERHWGVFDPTMNPIKESTHKFLDMFFKEMAALFPDEYIHIGGDENNGKQWSANPEIQTFMRANGIDDNSALQKHFNLRVLEILTHYNKKMIGWDEIFQPALPKNIVIHSWRGYKALDDAARRGYMGILSNGYYIDLIQPAEYHYLIDPIPEGSTLSEEQKKFILGGEATSWGEDVVPETIDSRIWPRTACIAERFWSPQGVKDVESMYRRMEIVSGQMEELDLQHIKNYEYMLRRLTNGNNISALKRFVDVVEPVKIYNRHFQGIKYATFSPYTRVVDAARPESMTARRFRKLTDEFIDSKKNENISEMTAMLQSWEANHDELERTIRVSPVLKEIETMSRDLSSISKVGIEAIEYVNKGKNATKEWIAESKATLDQAKNPRGQVELAILPSIEKLINSFEK; translated from the coding sequence ATGAAAAGGATTGAAATCATTCATCGTTCAGTATTTGGTTTATTGATGGCGGGCTTGGCGCTTTCCGCATTTGCGGAATCTTCTTTAAACCTGATGCCTTTTCCGCAAAAGGTCGTCGTGAAAACCGGTGAATTCCGGCTGAATGCGGATTTTTCGTTAGCGTTAGAAGGAGTCGGCGGGCCTGCCCGTCCGGCAGGCGGGCAACGGATTTACCTGAATGCGACGCGGATGTTGCGAAGACTTTCTAATCGCACGGGACTTTTCTTTCCGCAGGATTTCATCACCGCCGAAACGCGCTCTGATACGGCGGATATGATTGTCAAAACGAAGCGGATCGGACAATTAGGACTTGGCGAAAATGAATCCTACAAATTAGTCGTAACGCCGGAGAAAATCGATCTTTCGGCGGAGACCGATCTCGGCGTAATACGTGGGCTGGAAACCTTACTGCAATTACTTTCTGCAGATGAAAATGGTTACTTTTTCAAGGCTGTTGAGATCGATGATTTGCCGCGTTTTCCATGGCGCGGACTAATGATCGATGTCAGCCGTCATTTCATGCCGGTTGATGTTATCAAGCGGAATTTGGATGGCATGGCGGCGGTGAAAATGAACGTTTTCCACTGGCATCTTTCTGATGATCAAGGAATTCGCGTCGAAAGCAAGTCGTTACCCAATCTTCAGTCGATGTGCTCGGACGGGATGTTTTACACACAGGAGCAAATCCGTGACATTGTTGCATACGCCGATACACGTGGAATTCGGGTCATCCCGGAATTTGACGTTCCAGCGCATTGCACGGCATGGATGGTGGGCTATCCTTTCCTCGCCAGTGCGCCCGGTCCTTATCAGATTGAGCGGCATTGGGGCGTTTTTGATCCGACGATGAATCCGATCAAGGAATCGACGCATAAATTTCTGGATATGTTTTTCAAGGAAATGGCGGCGCTTTTTCCCGATGAGTACATACATATCGGCGGAGATGAGAACAATGGCAAGCAATGGAGCGCTAATCCAGAGATTCAAACCTTTATGAGAGCGAATGGAATTGATGATAATTCTGCGCTTCAGAAACACTTCAATCTACGCGTTCTGGAAATTCTCACACACTATAACAAAAAAATGATCGGTTGGGATGAAATCTTTCAGCCCGCATTGCCAAAAAACATCGTCATTCACTCGTGGCGCGGATACAAAGCGCTCGACGATGCCGCGCGGAGAGGCTACATGGGCATTTTGTCCAACGGCTACTATATCGATCTCATTCAACCGGCGGAATATCACTATTTGATCGACCCAATTCCGGAAGGTTCGACGCTCTCGGAAGAACAGAAAAAATTCATTCTCGGCGGTGAAGCAACCAGCTGGGGCGAAGACGTCGTTCCGGAAACAATTGATTCGCGAATCTGGCCGCGAACAGCTTGTATCGCTGAAAGATTCTGGTCGCCGCAGGGCGTCAAAGACGTCGAAAGCATGTATCGCCGGATGGAGATTGTCAGTGGTCAGATGGAAGAACTCGATCTCCAGCACATTAAAAATTACGAATATATGTTGAGACGGCTGACGAACGGAAACAATATCTCCGCTTTAAAACGCTTTGTTGATGTCGTCGAACCGGTGAAAATCTACAACCGGCACTTTCAGGGTATCAAGTATGCCACATTCTCGCCTTACACGCGCGTCGTTGACGCCGCCCGGCCGGAATCGATGACCGCACGCCGATTCCGAAAATTGACCGACGAGTTTATCGATTCTAAAAAGAATGAAAACATCTCCGAAATGACTGCCATGCTTCAATCGTGGGAAGCCAATCATGATGAGTTGGAGAGAACGATCAGGGTATCGCCAGTTCTGAAGGAAATCGAGACGATGTCGCGGGATCTTTCGTCTATTTCAAAGGTTGGAATTGAGGCGATAGAATATGTGAATAAAGGAAAAAATGCGACAAAAGAGTGGATAGCCGAAAGCAAAGCGACTTTGGATCAGGCGAAAAACCCGCGCGGTCAGGTGGAACTGGCGATCTTACCATCTATCGAAAAACTTATCAACTCGTTTGAAAAGTAA
- a CDS encoding aminopeptidase produces MLNRKSVFNLMAIVLFASISLAQTGAITSEMLTKFEKTISADATIKAAQNAVSNNDIKKIALNRSLIGQIDHHFAHTIKTSGITNQKSSGRCWLFSSLNVIRPKVMKKYDMKSFEFSQNYLFFYDQLEKANLFLTAIVQTREKPLDDRKVDWLFRNPIGDGGVWSMTPGLIEKYGIVPSENMPDTYNSENTKRMNELVSRKLRDGGIKLCAQHQEGKSFASLEKSKENMLGEIYRILVISLGTPPKEFVWRFADKKDSLIVKGNFTPVQFYKEVVQASLGDYVMLMDDPSREYYKLYEIEFDRNRYDGQNWTFVNVPSSEMKSWAKASILADEPMYFSCDVGKQLDSEHGILATNAFDYQSLFGISFDMSKKDQVLSYESASSHGMVLIGIDTSATGAPTKWLLENSWGEDAAYKGSLTMTDDWFDQYMYRIVILKRFLPEKVLAVLTQKPIKLPPWDRMY; encoded by the coding sequence ATGTTAAACCGAAAATCAGTCTTCAATTTAATGGCAATTGTACTTTTTGCATCAATCAGTTTGGCTCAAACCGGAGCGATCACGAGCGAAATGCTAACGAAATTCGAGAAAACCATTTCGGCGGACGCAACAATTAAAGCGGCACAGAATGCGGTTTCTAATAATGATATTAAGAAAATTGCGCTGAACCGAAGTCTGATCGGTCAGATCGATCACCATTTTGCGCACACAATCAAAACGTCCGGAATCACCAATCAGAAATCGTCCGGTCGATGCTGGCTATTCAGTTCGCTGAATGTTATCCGTCCGAAAGTAATGAAAAAATATGACATGAAGTCGTTCGAGTTTTCGCAGAACTATCTGTTTTTCTACGACCAGTTAGAAAAGGCGAACCTGTTTCTGACGGCGATCGTTCAAACGCGCGAGAAGCCACTCGACGACCGAAAGGTCGATTGGCTTTTCCGGAATCCGATCGGCGATGGCGGGGTTTGGAGCATGACGCCGGGCTTGATCGAAAAATACGGAATCGTTCCGTCGGAAAATATGCCCGATACATACAATAGCGAAAATACAAAGCGGATGAACGAACTCGTCAGCCGGAAATTGCGCGACGGCGGGATAAAACTCTGCGCTCAGCACCAGGAAGGCAAATCGTTTGCGTCGCTGGAAAAGTCGAAAGAAAATATGCTCGGTGAAATTTACCGCATTCTCGTGATCTCGCTGGGAACGCCGCCGAAGGAATTCGTTTGGCGGTTTGCCGATAAAAAAGACAGCCTGATCGTTAAAGGGAATTTCACGCCGGTTCAGTTTTACAAAGAAGTCGTTCAGGCAAGTCTCGGCGATTACGTCATGTTGATGGATGATCCGTCGCGGGAATATTACAAACTATACGAGATCGAATTTGACCGGAATCGGTACGACGGTCAGAACTGGACATTCGTCAATGTTCCGTCTTCGGAAATGAAGAGTTGGGCGAAAGCGTCGATCCTTGCTGATGAGCCGATGTATTTTTCATGCGATGTCGGCAAGCAGCTCGATTCCGAACACGGAATTTTAGCGACGAACGCATTTGATTATCAATCACTTTTCGGCATTTCGTTCGATATGAGTAAAAAGGATCAGGTTCTCAGTTACGAAAGCGCCTCTTCACACGGCATGGTGCTTATCGGCATCGATACATCCGCAACCGGTGCGCCGACGAAATGGCTATTGGAAAACAGCTGGGGCGAGGACGCCGCCTACAAGGGAAGCCTGACAATGACAGACGACTGGTTCGACCAATACATGTACCGCATCGTCATATTGAAACGATTCCTGCCGGAAAAAGTTTTGGCGGTTCTCACGCAGAAACCGATCAAACTACCGCCGTGGGATAGAATGTATTAA
- a CDS encoding prevent-host-death protein — translation MAEMTVNQFRANLKNAVDSALTIHEPLVVRRRAGKDFVVIGAEDWEREQETLFILQNQSLMKQVIKSLKTHQEATGYRPSQEKLDALDRF, via the coding sequence ATGGCTGAAATGACAGTCAATCAGTTTCGGGCGAATCTCAAGAACGCTGTTGACAGCGCTCTCACCATTCACGAACCGCTCGTTGTCAGGCGGCGGGCGGGAAAGGATTTTGTCGTCATCGGCGCTGAAGACTGGGAGCGCGAACAGGAAACGCTGTTTATTCTGCAAAACCAGTCGTTGATGAAACAAGTGATAAAATCGCTGAAAACCCATCAGGAAGCAACCGGATACCGTCCATCGCAAGAGAAATTGGATGCGCTCGATCGTTTTTGA
- the allB gene encoding allantoinase AllB, whose protein sequence is MSILFTNCKIPFGTGNKSVKSCFRVDAGKFGKFDETLPPISGEKVIDLNGNLVLPGGIDPHVHFNTPGYEERETFENGSAFAATGGITTVIDMPCTSLPPVTTLENLKIKLQAIGGHSHVDYALWGGVSGNCLADKRWRQHMADLWNAGVVGFKTYSLSGMATFTHLSPEELEQVIEAASEIGALIGHHAEAAEIVLPILKELIEFGRTDPKAYAESRPAVAEISAVERFIRAVSDNHASGHIVHVSTGVATKLIGEAKRAGIDISGETCPHYLSFSEEDLIENGSVLKTAPVVKTKDDSANLWKALADGDLAFAASDHAPCPAEQKQTGSIWTDYGGISGTGTLLPFMYSEGFRKGRITLAQLVELTSMNAAKRFGIYPKKGAFLAGSDADFVVIDEQQDTTIHGGNFPSKGKLTPFENWQIAGKIVATYLRGRRIYSESEGVAEDRIGKWIRRKD, encoded by the coding sequence ATGTCAATTCTATTCACAAATTGTAAAATTCCTTTTGGGACAGGAAATAAATCAGTCAAGTCGTGTTTCCGAGTTGACGCTGGAAAATTCGGAAAATTCGATGAAACACTGCCGCCAATTTCCGGCGAAAAGGTCATCGATCTAAACGGCAATTTAGTCCTTCCCGGCGGTATCGATCCACATGTTCATTTCAACACGCCAGGATATGAAGAGCGCGAGACGTTTGAAAACGGTTCGGCATTCGCCGCGACGGGCGGAATCACGACGGTAATCGACATGCCTTGTACTTCCTTGCCGCCAGTCACGACACTTGAAAATCTAAAGATAAAATTACAGGCTATCGGCGGACATTCGCATGTCGATTATGCGCTTTGGGGCGGCGTTTCGGGAAATTGTCTTGCCGATAAACGCTGGCGCCAACACATGGCCGATCTTTGGAATGCTGGCGTCGTTGGGTTTAAAACCTATTCGCTTTCGGGAATGGCGACGTTTACGCATCTGTCGCCGGAAGAACTCGAACAGGTGATCGAAGCCGCCAGCGAGATCGGCGCGCTAATCGGTCACCACGCCGAAGCCGCTGAAATTGTGCTTCCGATATTGAAAGAACTGATCGAGTTTGGACGAACCGACCCGAAAGCCTACGCCGAGTCGCGACCCGCAGTTGCCGAAATTTCTGCTGTTGAACGGTTCATTCGTGCCGTTTCGGACAACCATGCTTCGGGTCATATTGTACATGTTTCGACTGGCGTCGCCACGAAGTTGATCGGCGAAGCAAAGCGCGCCGGCATTGATATTTCAGGCGAAACCTGTCCGCATTACCTGTCATTTTCCGAAGAAGATTTAATTGAAAACGGGAGTGTTCTGAAAACTGCGCCGGTTGTGAAAACGAAAGATGATTCAGCAAATCTCTGGAAAGCGCTGGCAGACGGTGATCTTGCATTTGCCGCCAGCGATCACGCGCCGTGTCCGGCGGAGCAAAAGCAGACTGGCTCGATCTGGACGGATTACGGTGGCATTTCGGGAACCGGAACGCTTTTGCCCTTCATGTATTCGGAAGGTTTTCGAAAAGGACGGATTACGCTGGCACAATTGGTGGAATTAACATCGATGAATGCCGCAAAACGGTTTGGAATTTATCCGAAAAAAGGTGCGTTTCTGGCCGGTTCCGATGCAGACTTTGTCGTTATTGATGAACAACAAGACACAACGATTCACGGCGGGAATTTTCCGTCAAAAGGCAAATTGACGCCCTTTGAGAATTGGCAAATCGCCGGTAAAATCGTCGCGACCTATTTGCGAGGCAGACGGATTTACTCCGAATCGGAAGGAGTTGCCGAAGATCGGATCGGAAAGTGGATTCGAAGAAAAGATTAA